A region from the Dinoroseobacter shibae DFL 12 = DSM 16493 genome encodes:
- a CDS encoding LysM peptidoglycan-binding domain-containing protein gives MQDGMDQSARTGRPQVVWGALVALGLVAGGVVLWSLSAPVPEAEDTPTESIANAPPEAPVALDETIEAPPQATPVEIAEPAPEVVQEAPAPAETAAVAVEPEPAPVPAAEAPSAAEPVSPAPADVADPAAAQVETAETAETPEDAAPAAPAADPPRFDLVRVDRAGSAVVAGRAMPGGVVRVLLDGAKVAETVADGRGSFVALFTLDPSAKARALTLESDGEAGDAVVSVETAMVSPFTGPVAARAVDPEPAPRDQAATADASGPRADGPARAPETASLGDLPEPQVDIDTAPAMASPAPDGASAPPARGSAPSVLILSEAGARPAAPPAQPDRPGVSGAANVVIDTISYDAEGEVLLAGRAVPDALVRLYLNNDLVETAEVSPEGLWEARVAGIAQGVYTLRADEVTPDGKVISRFETPFERALRADAVLAAEAAAEAAEAETAAATVAEVPPGQTAAPGEVPVLEAAPGALAVAGVVTVQPGFTLWQIARENYGDGFQYVRVFQSNRDRIRDPDLIYPGQVFAVPRETP, from the coding sequence ATGCAGGACGGAATGGATCAGTCGGCGCGCACGGGCAGGCCGCAGGTCGTCTGGGGCGCTTTGGTGGCCCTGGGTCTTGTGGCCGGGGGCGTGGTGCTGTGGAGCCTGTCCGCGCCTGTGCCGGAGGCCGAGGATACGCCGACGGAAAGTATCGCGAATGCGCCGCCCGAAGCGCCCGTCGCCTTGGACGAGACCATCGAGGCGCCGCCGCAGGCGACTCCGGTGGAGATTGCCGAGCCCGCCCCGGAGGTCGTGCAGGAGGCCCCGGCACCTGCGGAGACGGCGGCGGTGGCCGTGGAACCCGAACCCGCGCCTGTGCCGGCTGCCGAAGCCCCCAGCGCGGCAGAGCCGGTCTCGCCTGCGCCCGCGGATGTCGCAGATCCTGCGGCAGCGCAGGTGGAGACCGCCGAGACGGCCGAAACGCCCGAGGATGCGGCACCTGCTGCCCCGGCCGCCGATCCGCCGCGCTTCGATCTGGTGCGCGTCGACCGGGCGGGGAGTGCAGTTGTCGCGGGCCGCGCGATGCCCGGCGGGGTGGTGCGTGTGCTGCTCGACGGGGCCAAGGTGGCCGAGACCGTGGCCGATGGGCGCGGCAGTTTCGTGGCGCTGTTCACCCTCGATCCGTCGGCAAAGGCCCGGGCGCTGACCCTCGAAAGCGATGGCGAGGCCGGGGATGCGGTGGTGTCGGTGGAGACGGCGATGGTGTCGCCTTTCACGGGCCCGGTGGCGGCGCGCGCGGTCGATCCCGAACCCGCCCCGAGGGATCAGGCGGCGACTGCGGACGCCTCCGGACCGCGGGCCGATGGTCCGGCCCGGGCACCGGAGACAGCGTCTCTGGGGGATCTGCCAGAGCCTCAGGTGGATATCGACACCGCGCCTGCGATGGCGTCACCCGCGCCGGACGGTGCCTCCGCCCCGCCCGCGCGGGGATCGGCCCCGTCGGTCCTGATCTTGTCGGAGGCGGGCGCGCGCCCAGCGGCCCCGCCCGCGCAACCGGACCGGCCCGGAGTGTCCGGAGCGGCCAATGTGGTGATCGACACGATTTCCTATGATGCGGAGGGCGAGGTGCTGCTGGCCGGGCGCGCGGTGCCCGATGCGCTGGTGCGGCTTTACCTGAACAACGACCTCGTGGAGACCGCGGAGGTTTCGCCCGAGGGGCTGTGGGAGGCGCGTGTGGCCGGGATCGCCCAAGGGGTCTATACCCTGCGCGCCGACGAAGTGACGCCGGATGGCAAGGTGATCTCGCGCTTCGAGACGCCGTTCGAGCGGGCCTTGCGCGCCGATGCGGTGCTGGCGGCGGAGGCCGCGGCGGAGGCGGCAGAGGCCGAGACCGCCGCTGCCACCGTGGCTGAGGTTCCACCGGGTCAGACCGCCGCGCCGGGCGAGGTGCCGGTGCTGGAGGCGGCGCCGGGTGCGCTGGCGGTGGCCGGGGTGGTGACGGTGCAGCCGGGCTTCACCCTGTGGCAGATCGCGCGGGAAAACTACGGCGACGGGTTCCAGTATGTGCGCGTGTTCCAGTCCAACCGGGACCGGATCCGCGACCCGGATCTGATCTATCCGGGCCAGGTCTTTGCCGTGCCGCGCGAGACCCCCTGA
- a CDS encoding TIGR00730 family Rossman fold protein → MSSICVFCGARAGLTPSHTDTAEALGRWLAEAGHRLVYGAGDVGLMGSVARAAQQAGGDTFGVIPAHLLDLEVGKTDLTRFVVTETMHERKKVMFANSDAIVVLPGGAGSLDEFFEVLTWRQLGLHAKPILLLNVDGYWTPLLALIDHVIAQGFAAESLRGFITVCADLQAVQAALGPA, encoded by the coding sequence ATGTCGTCCATCTGTGTCTTCTGCGGCGCCCGCGCCGGTCTCACCCCCAGCCATACCGATACCGCCGAAGCCCTCGGGCGCTGGCTGGCCGAGGCGGGGCACCGGTTGGTCTACGGCGCCGGAGATGTGGGCCTGATGGGCAGTGTCGCCCGCGCGGCCCAGCAGGCAGGCGGCGACACGTTCGGGGTGATCCCGGCCCACCTGCTCGACCTGGAGGTCGGCAAGACGGACCTGACACGTTTCGTGGTGACCGAAACCATGCACGAGCGCAAGAAGGTGATGTTCGCCAATTCCGACGCCATCGTGGTGCTGCCTGGCGGCGCGGGGTCGCTGGACGAGTTCTTCGAGGTGCTGACCTGGCGCCAGCTTGGCCTGCACGCCAAGCCGATCCTGCTGCTGAACGTGGACGGCTACTGGACGCCGCTTCTGGCCCTTATCGACCACGTGATCGCCCAAGGCTTCGCCGCCGAGAGCCTGCGCGGCTTCATCACGGTCTGCGCGGATCTGCAGGCGGTGCAAGCCGCTCTCGGTCCGGCCTGA
- the eda gene encoding bifunctional 4-hydroxy-2-oxoglutarate aldolase/2-dehydro-3-deoxy-phosphogluconate aldolase, translating into MTPSEASAQAREICGLAPVIPVLVIHDLAHARPLAEALVAGGLPALEVTLRTPVALDAIAEMAQVEGGVVGAGTLLTPEDVAAAKAAGALFGVSPGATSRLLDAAEAADLPMLPGAATSTEVMALLERGYTVQKFFPAEANGGAPALKSIGAPLPQVAFCPTGGVSLANAPTYLGLGNTLCVGGSWVAPQAMMEAGDWAGITELAAEAAALPR; encoded by the coding sequence ATGACCCCGAGCGAGGCAAGCGCGCAGGCGCGTGAGATATGCGGGCTGGCCCCGGTGATCCCGGTGCTGGTGATCCATGACCTGGCCCATGCGCGCCCCCTGGCCGAGGCGCTGGTTGCGGGCGGCCTGCCCGCGCTGGAGGTGACCTTGCGCACGCCCGTGGCACTCGACGCGATTGCCGAGATGGCGCAGGTCGAGGGCGGCGTGGTTGGGGCCGGAACACTCCTGACGCCCGAGGATGTGGCGGCGGCCAAGGCGGCGGGCGCGCTTTTCGGGGTGTCGCCGGGGGCGACAAGCCGATTGCTCGATGCTGCCGAGGCGGCGGATCTGCCGATGCTGCCGGGGGCGGCGACTTCGACCGAAGTCATGGCGCTGCTGGAGCGGGGCTATACCGTGCAGAAGTTTTTTCCGGCGGAGGCAAATGGCGGCGCGCCTGCGCTGAAATCCATCGGCGCGCCTTTGCCGCAGGTCGCGTTCTGCCCGACGGGGGGCGTGTCGCTGGCCAATGCGCCGACCTATCTCGGGCTCGGCAACACGCTCTGCGTGGGCGGGTCCTGGGTCGCGCCGCAAGCCATGATGGAGGCCGGTGACTGGGCGGGGATCACCGAGTTGGCGGCGGAGGCTGCGGCGCTGCCGCGGTAA
- the edd gene encoding phosphogluconate dehydratase, giving the protein MALNRVISDVTARIEARSAEARSTYLDRMRRAAEDGPRRAHLSCGNQAHAYAAMGGDKEALVAERSANIGIVTAYNDMLSAHQPFKDYPDKIKEAARRAGATAQVAGGVPAMCDGVTQGQVGMELSLFSRDVIALATGVALSHNTFDAAAYLGVCDKIVPGLVIAAATFGYLPGVFVPAGPMVSGLPNDQKAKVRQQFAAGEIGRDKLMEAEMASYHGPGTCTFYGTANSNQMLMEFMGLHLPGASFVNPGTPLREALTAAAAERLAAITQLGNEYRPVCDILDAKAFVNGIVGLMATGGSTNLVIHLPAMARAAGVILDLQDFADISEATPLMARVYPNGLADVNHFHAAGGLAYMIGELLSEGLLHPDTKTIAGDGLADYAREPKLIDGVLRWEDGPRRSLNAKILRPASDGFAPSGGLKELKGNLGRGVMKVSAVAPERHVIEARARVFEDQGAVKDAFKAGEFTEDTVVIVRFQGPKANGMPELHALTPVLAVLQDRGLKVALVTDGRMSGASGKVPAAIHVAPEALDGGLMAKVRTGDLVRVDAVAGVLEVLEPGVEDRAPAMPDLSGNSHGIGRELFDVFRTTVGPASTGAGVVV; this is encoded by the coding sequence ATGGCACTCAATCGCGTCATTTCCGACGTCACGGCCAGAATCGAAGCCCGCAGCGCGGAAGCGCGCAGCACCTATCTCGACCGGATGCGGCGCGCTGCCGAGGATGGGCCACGGCGTGCGCACCTGTCCTGCGGCAACCAGGCCCATGCCTATGCGGCGATGGGGGGCGACAAGGAGGCCCTCGTGGCCGAGCGGAGCGCCAATATCGGTATCGTCACCGCCTATAACGACATGTTGAGCGCGCATCAGCCGTTCAAGGATTACCCCGACAAGATCAAGGAGGCCGCCCGGCGCGCAGGCGCCACGGCCCAGGTCGCGGGCGGGGTTCCGGCGATGTGCGACGGGGTCACGCAAGGTCAGGTCGGCATGGAGCTGAGCCTGTTCTCGCGGGACGTGATCGCCCTGGCCACTGGCGTGGCGCTGAGCCACAACACGTTCGATGCCGCGGCCTATCTGGGCGTGTGCGACAAGATCGTGCCGGGGCTGGTGATTGCCGCCGCCACCTTCGGCTACCTGCCCGGCGTGTTCGTGCCTGCCGGGCCCATGGTCAGCGGCTTGCCCAACGACCAGAAGGCCAAGGTGCGCCAGCAGTTCGCCGCCGGGGAGATCGGGCGTGACAAGCTGATGGAGGCGGAAATGGCCTCCTATCACGGGCCGGGAACCTGCACCTTTTACGGGACGGCGAATTCCAACCAGATGCTGATGGAATTCATGGGGCTGCACCTGCCAGGTGCGTCCTTCGTCAACCCGGGCACGCCCCTGCGCGAGGCGCTGACCGCGGCGGCGGCGGAACGCCTGGCGGCGATCACGCAGCTCGGCAACGAGTATCGCCCGGTCTGCGATATCCTGGATGCCAAGGCTTTCGTGAACGGGATCGTCGGGCTGATGGCCACGGGCGGGTCCACGAACCTGGTGATTCACCTGCCCGCCATGGCGCGGGCGGCGGGTGTGATCCTGGACCTGCAGGATTTCGCGGATATTTCGGAGGCGACGCCGTTGATGGCGCGGGTCTATCCCAACGGGCTGGCGGATGTGAACCATTTCCATGCGGCGGGGGGTCTGGCCTACATGATCGGGGAGCTCCTGTCCGAGGGGCTGCTGCATCCCGACACCAAGACGATCGCGGGCGACGGTCTGGCCGATTATGCCCGCGAGCCCAAGCTGATCGACGGTGTGCTGCGCTGGGAAGACGGGCCGCGCCGGAGCCTGAATGCCAAGATCCTGCGCCCGGCATCGGACGGCTTTGCGCCGTCTGGTGGGCTGAAAGAGCTCAAGGGCAATCTCGGGCGCGGCGTGATGAAGGTGTCCGCCGTGGCACCGGAGCGCCATGTGATCGAGGCCAGGGCGCGGGTCTTCGAGGATCAGGGTGCCGTGAAGGACGCCTTCAAGGCGGGCGAGTTCACCGAGGACACGGTGGTCATCGTGCGGTTCCAGGGGCCCAAAGCGAACGGGATGCCGGAATTGCATGCGCTGACGCCGGTTCTGGCGGTGCTGCAAGATCGCGGACTGAAGGTGGCGCTGGTGACGGATGGGCGCATGTCGGGCGCGTCGGGCAAGGTGCCCGCGGCGATCCACGTGGCGCCCGAGGCGCTGGATGGCGGGCTGATGGCCAAGGTGCGGACCGGCGATCTGGTACGCGTGGATGCGGTGGCGGGCGTTCTGGAGGTGCTGGAGCCGGGGGTCGAGGACCGTGCCCCGGCCATGCCGGATCTGAGCGGCAACAGTCACGGCATCGGGCGCGAGTTGTTCGACGTGTTCCGCACGACTGTCGGCCCGGCCAGCACCGGCGCTGGCGTGGTGGTATAA
- a CDS encoding RSP_7527 family protein, translating into MSTFTPPSTPIDVADVERRAHELRAEFTAQAFRSLRAWLADHLTVGKRQSPST; encoded by the coding sequence ATGAGCACGTTCACCCCTCCGTCCACCCCGATCGATGTCGCCGATGTCGAACGCCGCGCCCACGAGCTGCGCGCCGAGTTCACCGCGCAAGCCTTCCGTAGCCTTCGCGCCTGGCTCGCGGATCACCTGACCGTCGGCAAGCGTCAAAGCCCCTCCACCTGA
- a CDS encoding RSP_2647 family RNA methyltransferase has translation MTAPDTRPTIRLKPKADARAIRHGMPWVYADDLVTDRRTKALAPGSLAVLEDAERAPLALATITPASKIIARVLDADPQAEIDQAWFSTRLARALALRETLYDAPFYRLVHAEGDGLPGLIIDRFGDTCVLQPNAAWLEARLAPLTAALQEVTGVAHVLKSASGRARALEGLDDASGPLAGAPPARIAVPMTGATYIADLAGGQKTGLFYDQRPNHAFAARFAKGARVLDVFSHVGGFALAALAAGAQSALAVDGSAPALALAEEGAAATGVADRFATRKSDAFAALETLATEGAQFDLVICDPPAFAPAKSALGQGLRAYERVARLAAPLVAPGGALMLCSCSHAAELAKFRAACLRGVGRAGRASQIVYTGGAGPDHPLHPQLGETGYLKTLMLRLLP, from the coding sequence ATGACAGCGCCCGACACTCGCCCGACAATTCGCCTCAAGCCCAAGGCCGACGCCCGCGCCATCCGCCACGGGATGCCTTGGGTCTATGCCGATGACCTGGTCACCGACCGCCGCACCAAGGCGCTCGCCCCCGGCAGCCTCGCCGTGCTCGAAGATGCCGAGCGCGCGCCCCTGGCCCTCGCCACGATAACACCCGCATCGAAGATCATCGCCCGGGTGCTGGACGCCGACCCGCAGGCCGAGATCGACCAGGCCTGGTTTTCCACCCGCCTCGCCCGCGCCCTGGCGCTGCGCGAAACTCTCTATGACGCGCCGTTCTACCGCCTCGTCCATGCCGAGGGCGACGGGCTGCCCGGGCTGATCATCGACCGCTTCGGCGACACCTGCGTTCTGCAACCCAACGCTGCCTGGCTGGAGGCGCGGCTTGCCCCGCTCACCGCCGCGCTGCAAGAGGTCACCGGCGTTGCCCATGTTCTGAAATCCGCCTCGGGCCGCGCCCGCGCGCTCGAAGGACTCGACGATGCCAGCGGCCCGCTGGCTGGTGCCCCCCCCGCCCGGATTGCGGTGCCCATGACCGGGGCGACCTACATCGCCGACCTCGCCGGCGGCCAGAAAACCGGGCTCTTCTACGACCAGCGCCCCAACCACGCCTTCGCCGCCCGGTTCGCAAAGGGCGCGCGGGTGCTCGATGTCTTCTCCCATGTCGGCGGGTTTGCCCTGGCGGCGCTGGCCGCAGGGGCCCAGAGCGCGCTGGCCGTGGACGGCTCCGCCCCGGCGCTGGCCCTGGCCGAGGAAGGCGCCGCCGCCACCGGCGTGGCCGACCGCTTCGCCACCCGCAAATCCGACGCCTTCGCAGCACTTGAAACCCTCGCCACCGAGGGCGCGCAATTCGACCTGGTGATCTGCGACCCGCCCGCCTTTGCGCCCGCGAAATCCGCCCTGGGCCAGGGCCTGCGCGCCTACGAGCGTGTCGCGCGCCTCGCGGCTCCGCTTGTCGCACCGGGCGGCGCGCTGATGTTATGCTCCTGCTCCCACGCGGCCGAGCTTGCGAAATTCCGCGCCGCCTGCCTGCGCGGCGTCGGGCGCGCGGGCCGAGCAAGCCAGATCGTCTATACCGGCGGCGCAGGTCCCGACCACCCGCTGCATCCACAGCTGGGCGAGACCGGCTATCTCAAGACGCTGATGCTCCGCCTGCTGCCATGA
- a CDS encoding RSP_2648 family PIN domain-containing protein, translating to MTERVLLDACVLYPTLLRALLLSCARASLFTPLWSPRILAEWSHAAARSGPDEAALVAGEIAILRTAFPDAEITPPNTLTDTLSLPDADDRHVLAAALHGKADALLTANLKDFPTRTLTRHGLLRYEPDSFLCHLRAAPGTDALLLPQVQRAADVLGVTPRSVLKRARLPRLGKALFPG from the coding sequence ATGACCGAGCGGGTGCTGCTCGATGCCTGCGTGCTCTACCCGACCCTGCTGCGCGCGTTGCTGCTGAGCTGCGCCCGCGCAAGTCTCTTCACGCCCCTCTGGTCCCCGCGCATCCTCGCAGAGTGGTCCCACGCCGCCGCGCGCTCCGGCCCCGACGAGGCCGCCCTGGTGGCGGGCGAGATCGCCATCCTGCGCACCGCTTTCCCGGACGCCGAGATCACGCCCCCAAACACCCTCACCGACACCCTCAGCCTGCCCGACGCCGATGATCGCCACGTCCTCGCCGCCGCCCTGCACGGGAAGGCCGACGCGCTGCTGACCGCCAACCTCAAGGATTTTCCGACCCGCACGCTGACCCGTCACGGGTTGTTGCGGTACGAGCCCGACAGCTTCCTGTGCCACCTGCGCGCCGCACCGGGCACCGATGCGCTGCTCTTGCCACAGGTCCAGCGCGCCGCCGATGTCCTTGGCGTAACACCGCGCAGCGTGCTCAAACGCGCCCGCCTGCCCCGGCTCGGCAAGGCGCTCTTTCCCGGCTGA
- a CDS encoding M48 family metallopeptidase: protein MLKLTPLLLALAWGLGLYWIGAKRTARELDKRSTELRDRELGRLTDRMAKALDLEQIKVNIYEVDPVNGLAAPDGRIFITRGFFRKYQTGEVTAAEMASVIAHELGHVALGHSRRRMIDFSGQNAIRVALATVLGRFIPFVGVAIANMLVSLLAARLSRGDEYEADAYASALLVKAGIGTEPQKTLFRKLEGLTTGAGRAQAPAWLMSHPKTEERIKAIEALEKRWVVPG, encoded by the coding sequence ATGTTGAAACTCACACCTCTTCTCTTGGCGCTGGCCTGGGGGCTCGGGCTCTACTGGATCGGCGCGAAACGCACCGCGCGGGAGTTGGACAAGCGCTCCACCGAGTTGCGCGACCGCGAGTTGGGCCGGTTGACCGACCGGATGGCCAAGGCGCTGGATCTCGAGCAGATCAAGGTCAACATCTACGAAGTGGATCCGGTGAACGGGCTGGCGGCACCCGATGGGCGGATCTTCATCACCCGGGGGTTTTTCCGCAAGTACCAGACCGGGGAGGTGACGGCGGCCGAGATGGCCTCGGTCATCGCCCACGAGCTGGGCCATGTGGCACTGGGGCATTCCAGGCGGCGGATGATCGATTTTTCCGGCCAGAACGCGATCCGCGTGGCGCTGGCCACGGTGCTGGGGCGGTTCATCCCGTTCGTCGGCGTGGCGATCGCGAACATGCTGGTGAGCCTTCTGGCGGCGCGGCTGTCGCGGGGCGACGAGTACGAGGCGGATGCCTATGCCTCGGCCCTGCTGGTGAAGGCCGGGATCGGGACGGAGCCGCAGAAGACCCTGTTTCGCAAGCTCGAGGGGTTGACCACCGGGGCCGGGCGGGCGCAGGCGCCGGCCTGGCTGATGAGCCATCCCAAGACCGAGGAGCGGATCAAGGCGATCGAGGCGCTGGAGAAGCGCTGGGTCGTGCCGGGCTGA
- a CDS encoding bifunctional [glutamine synthetase] adenylyltransferase/[glutamine synthetase]-adenylyl-L-tyrosine phosphorylase, with the protein MTFETRMTRLPLPFDPERGAAAVAAHCPEATGTLRDALVGMAGSSPYLEGLLAKEAAWFAAALEDPEAAFAQILAEVPEIAPDQIKPGLRVAKRRVALLAGFADLAGVWPLEAVTENLTLFADATMGAALRAALAPELRRGKVPGQGEADLPEAAGMVMLAMGKMGAFELNYSSDIDLICLFDQDRFAPDAFGEARAAFVRATRRAVGIMSDPTGDGYVFRTDLRLRPDPSVTPVCIAMEAAERYYESLGRTWERAAHIKARPAVGDLEAGAGYLARLTPFIWRKHLDFAAIEDAHDMRLRIRAHKGLHGPVSLPGHDMKLGKGGIRDIEFFTQTRQIISGGRDPDLRVRGTVAGLAVLAEKGWVRPEDAAVLSDHYRAHREVEHRVQMIADAQTHALPKDDDGFRRLACLTGEADVAGWRRQLKDRLAEVAALTEPFFAPERSASSPPPEAVPEGAAEVMERWRSYPALRSTRALEIFGRLRPEILSRLGRAARPDEALLNFDSFIKGLPAGVQLFSLFEANPSLIDLIVDICATAPLLSRYLAANSGVLDAVIGGPFFADWPGEAALAAELEARLAPLDDYEHQLDAARRWQKEWHFRVGVHHLRGLVDAQVAAEQYTDLAETVVSVLWPRVAAELSRRHGPPPGRGAVFVGMGSLGARTLTAQSDLDAIVVYDGAGVEASEGRRPLAPGPYYAKLTKAMITALTAPMAEGRLYEIDMRLRPSGRQGPVATSWSAFQSYQESDAWTWEHLALTRARVIGGAGPESGALAEDLEAFRCALLRSKGPGRQAEVARDVADMRARLEAAKPAERPFEAKQGPGRLQDIELLGQAAALLSGAECADTRLQLAAGVAAGCLGPEEAAVLTGQLALLRQVQTSVRLLTDGALDPDAVGAGGQAFLLRQTGRADMETLRADMAAGADAAAEVIVAVLTRWQG; encoded by the coding sequence ATGACGTTCGAGACCCGCATGACCCGCCTGCCGCTTCCCTTCGATCCAGAGCGGGGGGCGGCGGCGGTCGCGGCCCATTGCCCCGAGGCCACGGGGACCTTGCGCGATGCGTTGGTGGGGATGGCGGGGTCGAGCCCCTATCTCGAAGGGTTGCTGGCCAAGGAGGCCGCCTGGTTTGCCGCCGCGCTGGAGGATCCCGAGGCGGCGTTTGCGCAGATCCTCGCTGAGGTGCCGGAGATTGCGCCGGACCAGATCAAGCCGGGGTTGCGGGTGGCCAAGCGGCGTGTCGCGCTGCTGGCGGGGTTTGCCGATCTTGCCGGGGTCTGGCCGCTGGAGGCGGTGACGGAGAACCTGACGCTGTTTGCCGATGCGACCATGGGCGCGGCCCTGCGCGCGGCCCTCGCGCCCGAGTTGCGCCGGGGCAAGGTGCCGGGCCAGGGCGAGGCCGACCTGCCGGAGGCGGCGGGGATGGTGATGCTCGCCATGGGGAAGATGGGGGCGTTCGAGCTCAACTATTCCAGCGATATCGACCTGATCTGTCTCTTCGACCAGGACCGGTTCGCGCCGGACGCGTTCGGCGAGGCGCGGGCGGCCTTCGTGCGGGCGACGCGCCGGGCGGTGGGGATCATGTCGGACCCGACGGGCGATGGCTATGTCTTCCGCACGGATCTGCGATTGCGGCCGGACCCGTCGGTCACGCCGGTCTGCATCGCCATGGAAGCCGCCGAGCGGTACTACGAATCCCTCGGCCGCACCTGGGAGCGCGCGGCGCATATCAAGGCGCGACCGGCGGTGGGCGATCTGGAGGCGGGGGCGGGGTATCTGGCCCGGCTGACCCCGTTCATCTGGCGCAAGCACCTGGATTTCGCCGCCATCGAGGATGCCCATGACATGCGGCTGCGCATCCGGGCGCATAAGGGGCTGCATGGGCCGGTGTCCCTGCCGGGGCATGACATGAAGCTGGGCAAGGGCGGCATCCGGGATATCGAGTTTTTCACCCAGACCCGGCAGATCATTTCGGGCGGGCGGGACCCGGACCTGCGGGTGCGCGGCACGGTGGCGGGGTTGGCGGTTCTGGCCGAGAAGGGCTGGGTGCGGCCCGAGGATGCCGCGGTGCTGAGCGATCATTACCGGGCCCACCGGGAGGTGGAGCACCGGGTGCAGATGATCGCCGATGCCCAGACCCATGCCCTGCCGAAGGACGATGACGGGTTCCGGCGTCTGGCCTGCCTGACGGGGGAGGCCGACGTGGCCGGCTGGCGGCGACAGCTCAAGGACCGGCTGGCGGAGGTCGCGGCCCTGACCGAGCCGTTCTTTGCGCCCGAGCGGAGCGCGTCCAGCCCGCCGCCCGAGGCCGTGCCCGAGGGGGCCGCGGAGGTGATGGAGCGTTGGCGCAGCTACCCGGCGCTGCGCTCGACCCGGGCTCTGGAGATTTTCGGCCGGTTGCGCCCCGAGATCCTGTCCCGGCTCGGGCGGGCCGCGCGGCCCGATGAGGCGTTGCTGAACTTCGACAGCTTCATCAAGGGTTTGCCTGCGGGAGTTCAACTGTTCTCCCTGTTCGAGGCGAACCCGTCCCTGATCGACCTGATCGTGGATATCTGTGCCACGGCGCCCTTGCTGTCGCGCTACCTTGCGGCCAATTCCGGGGTCTTGGACGCGGTGATCGGGGGGCCGTTCTTTGCGGACTGGCCCGGTGAGGCGGCCCTCGCGGCGGAACTGGAGGCGCGGCTGGCGCCGCTGGACGATTACGAGCATCAACTCGATGCCGCGCGGCGCTGGCAAAAGGAATGGCATTTCCGCGTCGGTGTGCATCACCTGCGCGGCTTGGTCGATGCGCAGGTGGCGGCGGAGCAATACACCGACCTGGCCGAAACGGTGGTCTCGGTGCTGTGGCCCCGTGTCGCCGCGGAGTTGTCGCGCCGTCACGGGCCCCCGCCGGGACGCGGGGCGGTGTTCGTGGGGATGGGCTCGCTTGGGGCGCGGACGCTGACGGCGCAGTCGGACCTCGATGCGATCGTCGTCTATGACGGGGCGGGCGTGGAGGCGTCGGAGGGGCGGCGGCCGCTGGCGCCGGGGCCGTATTACGCCAAGCTGACCAAGGCGATGATCACGGCGCTGACCGCGCCCATGGCCGAGGGGCGGCTTTACGAGATCGACATGCGTCTGCGGCCGTCGGGGCGGCAGGGGCCGGTTGCGACCTCCTGGTCGGCCTTCCAGAGCTACCAGGAGAGCGATGCCTGGACCTGGGAGCATCTGGCCCTGACGCGGGCGCGCGTGATCGGCGGCGCGGGGCCGGAGTCCGGGGCCCTCGCCGAGGATCTGGAGGCGTTCCGCTGCGCCTTGCTGCGCAGCAAGGGGCCCGGGCGGCAGGCGGAGGTCGCCCGCGATGTGGCCGACATGCGCGCGCGGCTGGAAGCCGCAAAGCCCGCCGAGCGCCCGTTCGAGGCCAAGCAGGGCCCGGGGCGGTTGCAGGATATCGAGCTTCTGGGTCAGGCGGCGGCCTTGTTGTCGGGGGCCGAGTGCGCCGATACCCGGTTGCAGCTGGCCGCCGGGGTCGCGGCGGGATGCCTGGGCCCGGAGGAGGCGGCGGTGCTGACCGGGCAGCTTGCCCTGTTGCGGCAGGTGCAGACCTCGGTCCGGTTGCTGACCGACGGGGCGCTGGACCCCGACGCGGTGGGCGCGGGGGGGCAGGCCTTCCTGCTGCGCCAGACCGGGCGGGCGGACATGGAGACCCTGCGCGCGGACATGGCCGCGGGGGCGGACGCGGCCGCCGAGGTGATCGTGGCGGTGCTGACGCGCTGGCAGGGGTGA
- a CDS encoding NirD/YgiW/YdeI family stress tolerance protein, with protein sequence MKQFLFAAATALALVAAPTLALSETVTPIAELKRGTMVMMTGDVARITDEDEFILADATGRVPVYVGPNFVPAAEGETVTVWGWVDDDLFSNEVYARRIQRADGTVIELRQGY encoded by the coding sequence ATGAAACAGTTTCTTTTCGCCGCCGCGACGGCGCTGGCCCTCGTCGCCGCACCGACCCTCGCCCTGTCCGAAACCGTCACCCCCATCGCCGAGCTGAAGCGTGGCACCATGGTCATGATGACCGGCGACGTTGCCCGCATCACCGACGAGGATGAATTCATCCTCGCCGACGCCACCGGACGCGTCCCGGTCTATGTGGGGCCGAATTTCGTGCCCGCCGCCGAGGGCGAGACTGTCACCGTCTGGGGCTGGGTCGACGACGACCTGTTCTCGAACGAGGTCTATGCCCGCCGGATCCAGCGTGCCGATGGCACCGTGATCGAGCTGCGCCAGGGGTACTGA